The genomic DNA ACGTGcgtttgttttactttaaaaaacccAAGGCTTAGTGAGGTGTGGGGAGGTTGGCGTTTCTGGACCGTGAGTGCCTGACACCCCAGGGCATGGGGTTCGGTTCAGTTCCCAGATCTCGTACTGGAATGTCCACAGTCTGCCCTGTTCTTTCTCCCTGCAGGAGCTGCCCAGCGGGGACCCCAAGGAAGGACATTTCCGGGAGGACCAGGGCCCACTAGAGGGTAAGGCCCAGCATGCTGTGTTAGTGTCAGGCTGTCCCAATGGTCAGCATGTGAAATGCAGCCGCCCTGAGTGGCCACCACGCACAGGTGTCTGCGGCGGAGGGTTCTCTGTGCAGCACGGCAGATGGTCACCAGGCTTCCCTGGGGGACGGGTCCCAGGGTGAGTGTCCCTATCATCTGGGCAAGGAGTCGCTCCGGGTGCAGGAGGCCAACCAGCAGGGCTGCTTCAGAGGGGCCCTGAGAGCCCTAGTCAGGAGCTCGGGCACCGAGCATCCTCCTGGCAGCTGGACGAGTGCCGAGAGGAGCACACCCGGGCGCCCACCCTGGGGAGCAGGTGCACCCGGGAGCAAGAGCTCATGGTCCACCCTCACCCAGCGGTCAGGGAGGGCGCTGCCCAGTGCACAGGCCTCCGTGGACTCGGGTTGAGGGTTGCTGGGAGACCGGGCCGTGTCGACGGGCAGGGGAAGCCAGACGATGCAGTGATTCTCCTGGGGGTCCCGCGGGCTGGGACCTCCTTGCGGGCCTGCAGGCCTACCTTCTCCCAGCCCTGTGCTTCGAAGCGACTGCTGGTCAGGTATGGCAGAGGCAGAGGACACACCTGGCCATGGCTCAGCCGGGGCGGGGGGAGCTGGGGACACACCTGGCCGTGGCTCACCTGGGCGAGAGCTGCTCAGCCGTCTGCTCGGGTCTCTTGGTGCCAGTGTCTGGGAAGGCCAGGTTCTTGGCTCAGAACCATCCTGGAGGGGCCCCGAGGCTCAGCAAGGACTCGGGGGCTCTCGGGCCACCCTTCCCCACGCCCTCTGCCCTGCAGCATcagctgggctgggcctgggcagaCGGCCCTTCTCACCTGTCCTGTCATCTTGTCCCTGCAGTGGTGCTGCCGCCTGAGAAGGCCGAGGGCCGAGAGGGCCTGGGACAGCTCTTGAGCCCAGAGGGTGCAGAAAGGGCGGCAGCCCGCGAGGGCCCCCGAGGCCTGGGCAGGAAGCGCCTGAACGTTGACGTAGGTCTTCGCTCCTGCCTACCTCGTGGGGCGGGGCCGACGGCCGGGATGGACGTCCCTGCGCCCTGCGGCCTGGGCGGCTCCCCTGAGGGTCAGCGGGTTGGGGGAGTTacagggccctgggctgggctgctcCGGTGGGCAGGCTTCAGGGGTGGAGGTGTCGCCGTGGCTAGCCAGTGTGGTGCCAGGTACTGAGCGATGTCCCCGGGCGTCCCTGCGGCACAGGGGAGTGACCCAGAAGCTGACTTCACAGACCATCctgtctcccccacccacttAGGAGGGGAGGGGTCTGTTTTCCTGGAGTGAGGCAAGGCTCGGGGGTCCCTGCCCAGGGGTGAGGCCAaccctgctgcctctgcccctgtgCACCCCCATAGGCGCTCCAGTGTGATGTCTCAGTGGAGGAAGACAGCCACCAGGAGTGGACGTTCACCCTGTACGGCTTCGACCACAGTGGGAAGGCCACCAGAGAGGTGACTCACTGTGTCTGCATCAGTCCCCATGAAGGGCGCTGGCAGCAGATGGATGACAGTGCCGGATCTCTGTGATGGGGAGATGGACTGAGCCTGTctagggtgggaggagaggctgggacccttcccaggaggcaggctggggtgggtgggtgggaggggagctaCCACAGGACCCAGGTGACGGATGGAGCTGGCTGGAGTCCGTGTCAGCTCCCGTCACCCTGTGCAGCCTGCATCTGCCCTGGCCAGCAGCCCCTTGGCCAGGTGGTGAGGGTCCCGGGAGTGCCCCCAGTGCTCGGTTCTGCTGGGCTGTGTGTCTTGGAGGCACATGGTGCTCCTGGAAAGGAAACAGGCACATAGGATGACTGAAATAAGTGTgttcatgttaaaaacaaaactttgataGTTTACCAGGTTGCTAAGTTCTTTGAACATGGATCCAGTTTGAAGTTTACAAAGTCAGAGAGGTGTGCCTCCAGCAGGGCCGCTGACTCGGGCCTCCCGGTGCCCACACCAGGCTGAGGAGGGCTGCTCAGATGAGCTGCCATCTCGCCGGGCTCTGTCAGGATGCTGAGCAAATCAAACAGGCAGGCAGCCTGGAGGCGGCAGCGGGCAGCGTGACTTGGGCAGTGCCCCCTCAGTCTGCCTGTGTCCGTGACACCCACGCCACCCTTAGGACATGTCCAGCCTGATGCACACCATCTACGAGGTTGTCGACGCCTCGGTCAGCCACTCCTCGGGCAGCAGCAAGACCCTCCGTGTGAAGCTGACTGTCAGCCCAGAGCCCTCCAGCAAGAGGAAGGAAGGCACCCCCACTGGCCAGGGTGAGGGCCAGGGCTCTGGGGCTGCAGCGGCCCCCCAAATCAGACGCCAGAAGACCCTGCTCTAAATGGCCACCCACACTCCCTGCAGCCACCCCTCCTGCCCCCGGCCCCCATGCTGCGTTTCCCCATCGCTCTTAACTCCTGCTGACTGCGCCATGGGCTCCTTGTTAACTGTGTCTGCTGTTCAGTGTCCCCATCAGGACAAAAACCTCTGTGGTTTCCTGAACATGGAAGGTGGGGCTTGGCATCTGGCAGGGCCTCGAAACTGTTTGGTTAAGGAATGACTGAGGGCGTGAGTACtggagagagagtgagtgagtgagtgaatgagggaagagtgaagagggagggagggagggagggaacgtATGCCCACCTGTTGCAGACCGGGAGCCCACGCGCTGCAGGACGGAAGGGGAGCTCACCGAGGACCCCAGGGTGGCGGACAAGAGGCTGTCTGCGCACGTCAGGTGAGGGGCTGGGATCCAGGTCCGCCCTCCTCAGATGGGAGCAGCCCACCCAGTCCTTGCTGCCCACTGGCCTCAGGGGCCGTCTGCTCCAAGTGGCCCAACAGGATGGGCACCGGGGTGCAGAGGCTTGGACGCAGGCAGGGAAGCCTGGGCACACCCTACAGTCGGGGTGGAGGCCAGCGCTCGGGGTGGAGGCCAGCGCTCGGGCTGGGGCTGAGAGGCCGGGGGCGTGGAGGGGAGCAGTGGGTTGGCCTGCAGACGCCCGGTGCCCTTGCCCCGGTGCCCTGTGGTCCCACTCCTGCACTGCGGTGGTGACGGGGGCGGCGGCCACAGAGCCCCAGCAGGTGTCCCAGGTGAGCCCAAAGACAGCACAGGCCAGTGGGTGTGACTGTGGTTCTGCTGGTGGGAGCCTCTTGTCCCGGTGGGGGTGCTGGTCGGACCCTGAGGGGTCAGGCCCGCCCCCTGTGCCCCACGCAGGAGGCCCAGTGCGGACCCCAGCCCCTGCTCCGAGCGGGGTCCGTACTGCGTGGACGAGAACACAGAGCGGAGAAACCACTACCTGGACCTGGCTGGCATCGAGAATTACACGTCTAAGTTTGGACCCGGTAGGTACCGGAGacccggcccccgccccgcgccgcctCCAAAGGTGGGCTCAACAGGCGTGTGGGCGTGGGCCTGGTCCAGGTGAGATGTCCAGGCCCTGCAGAGGGCCTCACAGGTGCCTGTGTCCTCAGGGTCCCCCCCAGGGCAGGCCAGGCAGGAGCACCAGGCCAAGGCCCCGCACCCCCAGACCAGGTCCCGCTCCCAGGAGTCGGACGCGCACTCCGTGCACCACCGCCGGTGTCCTGCACCGGCCGACCACGCCCTGCTGGCCGCGGAGCCTGCCCCCCGCGCCCTGGACCTGCAGCCCCGGCTGAAGGGGCAGGAGAAGCAGTTCCTGAAGTCCCCCCAGGCTGCGGGGAGGCCGTCCGGGGCGCCCAGCGGGGCGGCGAGGACCGGGAGAGCCTTCAGCTACCACCCGCCACCCCCCCCATCCCAGGCCCCCCAGGATGGCCACCACCTCCCacagcccccgccccagcccccgccACCGCCCTACGGCCACAGGCGGTGCCGGCAGAAGGGCAGGGAGGGC from Camelus bactrianus isolate YW-2024 breed Bactrian camel chromosome 3, ASM4877302v1, whole genome shotgun sequence includes the following:
- the NKD2 gene encoding protein naked cuticle homolog 2 isoform X2, which translates into the protein MGKFQSKHAAAAFKRRESPEGDSFVVSAYTSGRRGVEEVERRGGCAEHSARDKQELPSGDPKEGHFREDQGPLEVVLPPEKAEGREGLGQLLSPEGAERAAAREGPRGLGRKRLNVDALQCDVSVEEDSHQEWTFTLYGFDHSGKATREDMSSLMHTIYEVVDASVSHSSGSSKTLRVKLTVSPEPSSKRKEGTPTGQDREPTRCRTEGELTEDPRVADKRLSAHVRRPSADPSPCSERGPYCVDENTERRNHYLDLAGIENYTSKFGPGSPPGQARQEHQAKAPHPQTRSRSQESDAHSVHHRRCPAPADHALLAAEPAPRALDLQPRLKGQEKQFLKSPQAAGRPSGAPSGAARTGRAFSYHPPPPPSQAPQDGHHLPQPPPQPPPPPYGHRRCRQKGREGPSPLRAALGQPAVLEHEVVRDLPPLLLGEACAVPVVQRHEHHHHHEHHHHHHHHHHAPS
- the NKD2 gene encoding protein naked cuticle homolog 2 isoform X1 — its product is MAQPGRGELGTHLAVAHLGESCSAVCSGLLVPVSGKARFLAQNHPGGAPRLSKDSGALGPPFPTPSALQHQLGWAWADGPSHLSCHLVPAVVLPPEKAEGREGLGQLLSPEGAERAAAREGPRGLGRKRLNVDALQCDVSVEEDSHQEWTFTLYGFDHSGKATREDMSSLMHTIYEVVDASVSHSSGSSKTLRVKLTVSPEPSSKRKEGTPTGQDREPTRCRTEGELTEDPRVADKRLSAHVRRPSADPSPCSERGPYCVDENTERRNHYLDLAGIENYTSKFGPGSPPGQARQEHQAKAPHPQTRSRSQESDAHSVHHRRCPAPADHALLAAEPAPRALDLQPRLKGQEKQFLKSPQAAGRPSGAPSGAARTGRAFSYHPPPPPSQAPQDGHHLPQPPPQPPPPPYGHRRCRQKGREGPSPLRAALGQPAVLEHEVVRDLPPLLLGEACAVPVVQRHEHHHHHEHHHHHHHHHHAPS
- the NKD2 gene encoding protein naked cuticle homolog 2 isoform X3; this translates as MRRSPGQELPSGDPKEGHFREDQGPLEVVLPPEKAEGREGLGQLLSPEGAERAAAREGPRGLGRKRLNVDALQCDVSVEEDSHQEWTFTLYGFDHSGKATREDMSSLMHTIYEVVDASVSHSSGSSKTLRVKLTVSPEPSSKRKEGTPTGQDREPTRCRTEGELTEDPRVADKRLSAHVRRPSADPSPCSERGPYCVDENTERRNHYLDLAGIENYTSKFGPGSPPGQARQEHQAKAPHPQTRSRSQESDAHSVHHRRCPAPADHALLAAEPAPRALDLQPRLKGQEKQFLKSPQAAGRPSGAPSGAARTGRAFSYHPPPPPSQAPQDGHHLPQPPPQPPPPPYGHRRCRQKGREGPSPLRAALGQPAVLEHEVVRDLPPLLLGEACAVPVVQRHEHHHHHEHHHHHHHHHHAPS